From Camelina sativa cultivar DH55 chromosome 5, Cs, whole genome shotgun sequence:
ATCCCTTCCAGATCTGCTGTGGAATTATTTGAATTTGTTAGGAAAACCTCTGTATGAAGCTTCAGACCGTAGCAGCATCCATCACTATCNNNNNNNNNNNNNNNNNNNNNNNNNNNNNNNNNNNNNNNNNNNNNNNNNNNNNNNNNNNNNNNNNNNNNNNNNNNNNNNNNNNNNNNNNNNNNNNNNNNNNNNNNNNNNNNNNNNNNNNNNNNNNNNNNNNNNNNNNNNNNNNNNNNNNNNNNNNNNNNNNNNNNNNNNNNNNNNNNNNNNNNNNNNNNNNNNNNNNNNNNNNNNNNNNNNNNNNNNNNNNNNNNNNNNNNNNNNNNNNNNNNNNNNNNNNNNNNNNNNNNNNNNNNNNNNNNNNNNNNNNNNNNNNNNNNNNNNNNNNNNNNNNNNNNNNNNNNNNNNNNNNNNNNNNNNNNNNNNNNNNNNNNNNNNNNNNNNNNNNNNNNNNNNNNNNNNNNNNNNNNNNNNNNNNNNNNNNNNNNNNNNNNNNNNNNNNNNNNNNNNNNNNNNNNNNNNNNNNNNNaaaaaaaaaaaaaaaaagtttggggATACAGTTTGAACCCAGGTTCGGTGGAGATTAATACAAACCCTTATACCATTAGACTACTTTAACATATTCGTCAAGTTAAGTAAACATATTGtatacatattgtatatatctgTTTAAAAACGTGTGATTGAAACTTAATCCGGTTTAGCGATTCCGTTACCCAAGTTAACGTCTGTTAAGTCGTCCGTTCGATTCaaccaatttttaaaagataaggtTTTATTTGACACTAATTTAATACACCaggtatttttattccaaccgaaaaccattgggtattaaacgtctaaataaaaataacatcgGGTTTTTTTTGCAATCTGAATGCCACaaaaagttgtattttttcAGTTGTAccttttgaataatttttcaaataaatatgcagaaaattttattgtatgttttacaaaaagttgcaattgttaaaattgcaactgttcattgtagagttgtgtttatttgaatattcatatattttgaaatctatatatatttatttatttgaaccgttttcattttttttccatgacacaaaatagtataaaatttcaatatcaacagtttttacagctttctcaATTATTCTTTAGCATTATTAAGTTTTTCAGAAGTAAAGATttcttccaattcttgatttaacaaaagatttttaaaatgataaatctaatttacaactttttcattaattttaaatataaaaatttaatgaaaatacttAGAATTTTTTTCAAGAGTTAGATGAATTATACAGTGAATATATGGATATGacttttgaatatttaaaagcagtttatatgggttGCATACATCGTCGGATGCTGCATTAGCATTACTACAAAGTCCACATCTGAAAAGATATCCTCAAGTTATATGACTATCTTGTAACATACCATATCAGTCggttataaattatttttctattacaGTTGTCGCTTATAACTTCTGAGGTTTTACATTTGTGTGGCTACTAATATGGCTGGTTAAGGTCGGGCTATTCAGCAATCGTTATGGCTTGATCATTGCTGGTCCAGTAACAACCTAATGAATGGTTATCATTAACTTGAAATTTGTTTGTGGCCTTTTGAGCTCAGCAATACGGTGTTGTTGGGAAGTTATAGAAATCCATTCTTTCCGTTTGGCGGTTAATGTTTTTCAGTGTTGATTGGGCCTCTTGGAATATAAGAGGTTACTGGATGAGTTTTAATTTagccaaatttttttgaaaatggttTGCTATTTAATTGAAACACGAGAAGGAAAAatacaagaatttttttttgtggttcaGTATTTTCAAGGAAAGCCAAAAACATAATTGGAAGACTCATCGTCTTGGTTCCTCACGGACGCGCGCGGACGGATTCTAGTTAAATATATCTTCTTTGGCGATCCTCCGTCCACTTGCTGCAAGAAGCTTACCACAAGTATATATAGAGAGGATTCCTTAGGCTACGTACGTTCTCGCATTTTTTCTTATGTGCAGTCATATATCACACATTGTCGTTATTCTATAAAGTGTTGAAAAAAGAGTTTGTATTGTCCGTGTATCACGTTGTTCACAGTTCACCGGAGGGATATGGTTTCTTAGCTAGCTAGCGGATAAGCTTAGAATGGAGATGAAACATGCTTATGCTTTGACAACATAATTAGTAGAGACCAAGAGTTGATCACATACTTGAGAAACGATCTTCCTcgcatgctttttttttttttgtgttttttggcaTCTATTTGAGTTTATACGGCCAAGACAACCCTTCGTCCCTTAAACACAATTTCTCCAGACCACAACACCCTTCGTCTTCCTATTAATGTTTTTTCCAAAGAGTTTCGACCTAGGAAAGAATAGCTTGTGTTACAATGTTTATGTTTAACTTTGGCCTAGCTAGTCATTAGTCAATTATCTAGGTAAGGAACAGACAACGAAATTTAAGAATTTCCTCAAAAGACTCGCCATCAGAGCTTGTCAACACAAGTTTTTTCGTAGACATTGAATGAGagatggttttttattttatttttgcagaGATATTGAATGAAACAATGaatgttactatttataaatctaaataGTAACAGATGGTCGGCAATGGTTGATTGTGttgtgttttctccttttcacaATTGGAGAAGTGGGGTTATCATGATTCCTTTTTCTCACAAACAAATATGGAAAAGAGAGTAATAAAGTCACAACCCTAAAAACCAACAATtagagaaacgaaacaaaaaaaaaaaaagtttagggttttggagcAGCTGGTTCTTCAAAAGCCCAAGAGTTCTCCCTGCgaactgcttcttcttcttcgggtgTGAAATCGTTCTTGATATTAAAGATCACACGAACCTCCTCTGGCGTCATGTCTTTGATGTGATCTGCAACGTTCTGGCAAGTGAGATCAAGAAGGCCTTTGACGTTTAGATAGTTAGCAGCGAGAATGAGTTGAAAGAATGTCGCCAGATCTTTATCCTTGAGAAACTCTGCTTCCCATTCCTTGAGCTTCGCGGCTTCTTCTTCAGACATTGAAtcagcttccttcttctccttggcTTCCTTGctcatctcttcttcatcatctacaACATTGACGTGTGTTTTGCAATACTCGATCACCATGGAGAGGATCTTTCCGG
This genomic window contains:
- the LOC104787058 gene encoding SKP1-like protein 14, whose protein sequence is MSSKKIELVSSDGESFVIEEVVARKLQIVRHMIEDECADKAIPLSNVTGKILSMVIEYCKTHVNVVDDEEEMSKEAKEKKEADSMSEEEAAKLKEWEAEFLKDKDLATFFQLILAANYLNVKGLLDLTCQNVADHIKDMTPEEVRVIFNIKNDFTPEEEEAVRRENSWAFEEPAAPKP